A section of the Camelus ferus isolate YT-003-E chromosome 33, BCGSAC_Cfer_1.0, whole genome shotgun sequence genome encodes:
- the C33H11orf87 gene encoding uncharacterized protein C11orf87 homolog, whose product MSARAPKELRLALPPCLLNRTFASPNASGSGNASARGPGAGGGGGGGGTCITQVGQHLFQSFSSTLVLIVLVTLIFCLIVLSLSTFHIHKRRMKKRKMQRAQEEYERDHCSGNRGGRGLLQPAGGQAPTHAKETRLERQARDSASCAPPDASSSSSAGLPCRGPCAPSPPPPAPSPQGAHAASSCLDTAGEGLLQTVVLS is encoded by the coding sequence ATGAGTGCCAGGGCGCCCAAGGAGCTGAGGCTGGCGCTGCCGCCGTGTCTCCTCAACCGGACCTTTGCTTCCCCCAACGCCAGCGGTAGCGGCAACGCGAGCGCCCGTGGCCCCGgcgcaggcggcggcggcggcgggggcggcacCTGCATCACTCAGGTGGGACAGCATCTCTTCCAGTCCTTTTCCTCCACGCTGGTGCTGATTGTCCTGGTCACCCTCATCTTCTGCCTCATCGTGCTGTCCCTCTCCACCTTCCACATCCATAAGCGTAGGATGAAGAAGCGAAAGATGCAAAGGGCTCAGGAGGAATATGAGCGGGATCACTGCAGCGGCAACCGCGGCGGCAGGGGGCTGCTCCAGCCCGCGGGCGGCCAGGCCCCGACCCACGCAAAAGAAACCCGGCTGGAGAGGCAGGCCCGGGACTCTGCCTCCTGCGCCCCTCCCGACGCTTCCTCCTCCTCGTCCGCTGGCCTGCCGTGCCGGGGGCCCTGTGCTCCTTCGCCTCCACCACCGGCCCCCAGTCCGCAAGGAGCACACGCAGCCTCCTCCTGTTTGGACACAGCTGGCGAGGGCCTTTTGCAAACGGTGGTACTGTCCTGA